A region from the Lutra lutra chromosome 1, mLutLut1.2, whole genome shotgun sequence genome encodes:
- the LOC125102186 gene encoding N-alpha-acetyltransferase 20-like, producing MTTLRAFTCDDLFRFNNINLDPLTETYGIPFYLQYLAHWPEYFIVAEAPGGELMGYIMGKAEGSVAREEWHGHVTALSVAPEFRRLGLAAKLMELLEEISERKGGFFVDLFVRVSNQVGVNMYKQLGYSVYRTVIEYYSASNREPDEDAYDMRKALSRDTEKKSIIPLPHPVRPEDIE from the coding sequence ATGACTACGCTCCGGGCCTTCACGTGCGATGACCTGTTCCGCTTCAACAACATTAACTTGGATCCACTTACAGAAACTTATGGGATTCCTTTTTACTTACAGTACCTCGCCCACTGGCCAGAGTACTTCATTGTTGCGGAGGCACCTGGTGGAGAGTTAATGGGTTATATCATGGGTAAAGCAGAAGGCTCAGTAGCTAGGGAAGAATGGCACGGGCACGTCACTGCTCTCTCTGTCGCCCCAGAATTTCGACGCCTTGGTTTGGCTGCTAAACTTATGGAGTTATTAGAGGAGATTTCAGAAAGAAAGGGTGGATTTTTCGTCGATCTCTTTGTTAGAGTGTCTAACCAAGTTGGAGTCAACATGTATAAGCAACTGGGCTACAGCGTGTACAGGACGGTCATAGAGTACTACTCAGCCAgcaacagggagcccgatgaggatGCCTATGATATGAGGAAAGCACTTTCCAGAGACACTGAGAAGAAATCCATCATACCATTACCTCATCCTGTGAGGCCTGAAGACATTGAATAA